AAAAGATTGTGAAGTATTAGGGTTTACATTACCTGCAAATGAGATATTTCTATTATCATTTTTAGATGGTATGACTTTACATATTCCTGTTGGTGAATAGTTTAGATAAGTATTATTTGAAAAATTTACTGAATCTTTGCTTAAACTTGGTAATAAAGATAGATTAGGCTCGGATAAAGCATTGTAATCACACCCTTTAAAGGGTGTCGAGATCTTATTGTTTTTGAAAGGCACACTTATCAGATTATTTAGCCCTGTTCTCACTTTTTGCCTCATTTTTTGAGATTAATGTATCTAAATTTAATTAAGATGATCAAGGATAAAAATTGCTAGATAAAAAATAATATTGAAAATATTTACAAGATTAATTTTTTAATTTTGTGCTGGCATTATTGGCGGATTTATTTAAATAACCGGATTGTGGAATTACATAATTAAATAAATGTTTTATTCTTAAGACTATTAACTGTGGGAATATTGGCATGAATATTTATGATGCAATAATTATTGGGGCTGGACCGGCAGGACTGAGTGCTGGCATATATCTTGCACGCTTTAGAAGAAAAGCTTTAATTATTGATGCAGAAAAAGGAAGATCGTCTTTACCCGGGGTTTATCACAATATTGCTGGTTTTTTAAAACCTGTAGAAAGAAGAAAATTAAGACAATTAGGCGCTAAGCAAGCAGGCATGTATGGCGCTGAGGAGGTTTTTGACAAAGTTATAAACATTGAAAGTATGGATGAAGATAAGTTTAAATTGGTTTCTGAAAATAATATTTATTTTGCAAGAAATATAATATTTTGCACTGGCATTATGGATAATTGGCCTGAAGCAGAAGGGTTTATGGATTATGTTGGATATACTTTACATTCCTGTCCTGTTTGTGCAGGTTATGAAACTATTGATAAAAGAGTTATAGTGGTTGGTGATGAGCGTGTTGCAGGTTATGCCCTTGAAATATGGCCTTATACAAAAAAAATAAAAGTAGTTTCAAGCGTAAATTCTGAAAAAATCGATTTAAAATATATGAATAGTTTAAAAAAGATGAATATACCTGTTTATCAAGGCAAGATAGTTAAATTTGTCGGCCAGGAAAACAAAATTGAAAAAGTGATCTTGGATAACGGTATGGAATTGGAGGCTGATATTGTGTATTCAGCTCAGGGAAGTCACGTTAAGTCTGAATTGGCAAAGAAATTAGGTGTTGCCATCGATGAAGGTGATTGCATAATTGTAAATAAGCTTCAAGAGACAAATATAAACGGTATTTATGCAGCTGGAGATGTAACCAGCTTTGATAATAAGCAAGTTGTAACTGCTTTATATGAAGGATATATGGCTGCACATTCCATTCACAAAAAGCTTTTAAGGGAAGAAATAGACAAAATTTGAAGTGGTAATATATTAGAGTTGTATCAATTCGAACAATGTTCATAAGCTCAGTTGCGAAAGAAATGTATCCTGCTAAATTATTGTGTTAATACATTAGTGGAAATAAACTTACTCAAATCTCATATTTAAAAACTATTTAAATCAAGCATTTAAAGAATTTTCTTTTCCATAAAAATTAGTATAATCATAATTGAGTTACTGTAATTGCAAGTAAAGCAGGCATGCTCATAGTTAATTCTACTTATAGGTCAAATATATGAGATTGAAGAAGATAATAACTCTTTTAGCTTGTTTAGCATTTAGCATTCAATTTCAGCTTTCTCTTCCGGAGAAAGTGCAATCTCAGCAGCCTAATTCAGAAACAACGAGTTATGAAGTCGGACTTAACTACCTTAATAATAAAAATTATGTTCAAGCAGTGAAATACTTTAAACTCGTTATTGAAGAAAACCCAAATAACTCTCCGGCTTACTACAACTTAGGGGTAGCATATAAAGAGCTTGGAATGTCCGCAGAAGCTAAAATTGCTTTTGAAAAAGCCTTTACTCTAAGAAGTCCATCTAATTCCAATTCTCATAATAACTTAACCTCTAAAGCTGCTGTAGATAATAAAATTACTGAACCTTACCACCCAAAAACAGAAACTAATGCCAAGGAACGTGATTATTTAGATATAGCTAATATTTATTTTGATAGCAAACAGTATGAATCAGCTATAGAATATTATAAGAATGCATTAAAAGTTAATCCATATAATGATTTTGCCTATTATAAAGTATCGAAATCATATCTGGCTCTTGAAAACTATACTGAAGCAAATATAAATATAGATAAGGCACTCAAATTGTCTCCTTTAAATAAAGAATACGATTATTTTAAAAGTCAGATAAAAAATGCAACTCTGACAAGAGGAGAGAAAAAATCAACTGCCACTAAAATAATGAATTACTATAATGCTGATTACTACAATCAAAAAGGTGTAGAAAGTTATAGATCTGCAAATTTAGAAAAGGCTGAAGAATACTTTAAAAAATCCCTAGAAATAAAACCAAATTCAGCAAAAGTTTATAACAACCTTGCCAGCATAGAATATATGAAAGATAATCTGGATAAATCAATGGAGTATAATTTAAAAGCCATTAAATATTATCCGGAGTACAGCGATGCATATTATAACTTAGCTTTAATATACAAGAAAAAAAATGATCCAATTAAAGAGCTGGAATGTCTAAACAGAGTAATAGAATTATCATCAAGTAATTATCAGGCATTTTATTCTAGAGCAATAGCTTACTATGCTCAGGGGGAATTTGAAAAAGCTAAAAGCGACTTTCATAAAGTATTAGAATTAAAGAAAGACCATTATGCAACATATCGTAACCTTGCTATTATCTATGCTAATGAGTTAAATCCCGATCAGGCTATAGAATATTACCTTAAAGCCCTAATGCATTATGATGATGACTTAGATTCTTATTTAAACCTAGCATCTATTTATATGTCAGTAGATAAATCTAAAGAGGCAATAGAGTGCTATTTTAAAGCAATAAACATTAAGCCGGATGATTCTGGTATATTTCTAAATTTAGGTAAAGCTTACCTATCTAGTTCAAATCCAGATAACGCTCTTGAATCATTCAAAAAAGCTTCTGAATTAAACTCCAATGATCCGGAGTTATACAATTACCTTGGGTTAGCATATCAGTATAAAGGCCGATACAGAGATGCCAGAAATGCTTTTATTGAAGCAATAACTCTAAATCCAGACAGACCAATTTTTCACTATAATTTAAGCCAATGTTACCTGGCTATGAATAATAACGATAAATCAATGACAGAATTTCAAAATGCTATAAAAATTGCTCCAAAAACTGTTCAGGATTATATTGATTTAGCTAAAATTTTCAATGATAGAGAAATGTCAGACTATGTTATAAGAGTACTTCATCAGGGTATTAATGCTCATCCAGACAGTGAAACACTATATATTTTACTGGCAGATATGTACGAGAAGAATGGAGATACAAAAACAGCTAAACAAACTTTAGAAGAACTAATCAAAATTAAGCCTAAAGCAATTTTAAACAGTTCTGTAAAATATAAAATGAGCACTTACGGTAGTTAGATCTNNNNNNNNNNNNNNNNNNNNNNNNNNNNNNNNNNNNNNNNNNNNNNNNNNNNNNNNNNNNNNNNATTTACAACATTAAAATTTTTGACTATTATCAAAATGCTGAAATATACTCAGCATTTTTAGCATAAAGCTATGACTCTGTTAATATGGGGAAACACAATGAGATTAGTTATAGCTGCTAATAGAGCACCTTATATAGTAAAANNNNNNNNNNNNNNNNNNNNNNNNNNNNNNNNNNNNNNNNNNNNNNNNNNNNNNNNNNNNNNNNNNNNNNNNNNNNNNNNNNNNNNNNNNNNNNNNNNNNNNNNNNNNNNNNNNNNNNNNNNNNNNNNNNNNNNNNNNNNNNNNNNNNNNNNNNNNNNNNNNNNNNNNNNNNNNNNNNNNNNNNNNNNNNNNNNNNNNNNNNNNNNNNNNNNNNNNNNNNNNNNNNNNNNNNNNNNNNNNNNNNNATATGAAATAAGGCCTATTAAATTAACACATCAGGAAAATACCCATTATTATGAAGGTTTTGGAAATAGACAAATTTGGCCATTGTTTCACTATTTACCAGCCAGATATATGTTTCACGAAAAAGATTGGGAATTTTATATAAAAGTAAATAAAAAGTTTGCAAACCAAATATTCAGCTTTGTTAAGCCGGATGATGTAATATGGATACAAGATTATCACTTAATGCTAGTACCAAGTTTACTAAGAAAGGCTGGAGTTAAGAATAAAATAGGCTTTTTCATGCATATACCATTCCCTAATTATGAGCTATTCAGAGTAATACCTAAAAGAAAGGCTCTATTGGAGGGATTACTCGGCGCAGATGTAATTGGTTTTCATACAGAAAGTTACCAAAAGCATTTTCTGGAATGTGTAAGAAGAAAAATAAATATGTCTGAAGTAGACATGATAAATAATCATATTCACTATGATAACAGGATGATTGATGTTCCTGCCCACCCGATAAGCGTTGATTTTGATTTAATCGATAACACAGCCAGAAAAAACAGTGTCAAGTATAAAGTTAAAAAACTGAGAAGTATGTTCAATGTTGATATTATTGGGATTGGAGTTGATAGACTTGATTATACAAAAGGGATATTTGAGAGATTAAATGGAATCGAACATTTTCTGGATACTCATCCTGAATATAGAGGGAAATTTATGTTCATCCAGATAGCAGTGCCATCCAGAACTAAAATTATAGAATATCAAAAGATTAAAGGGGAAGTAGATGAAGCTGTCGGAAGAATCAACGGTAAGTTTTCAAAAGATGGTTGGAGTCCTATAGCATATATATATAATTCATTAAACTTCGAAGACCTGGTATCATATTATTGCTGCGCCGATTTTGCTTTAATTACATCATTAAGAGACGGATTAAACCTTGTTACAAAAGAATATATAGCATCTAGAATTAATAATGACGGCATGTTAATATTAAGTGAGTTCATTGGAGCCTCAGAGGAAATAGATACAGGAATACTTATCAATCCTTTTGATGTCAGATCAATTTCTAACGCAATTTTGAAGGCAATTAAAACCTCTGATGAAGAACAAAAAAGAATAATGACATATCTAAGGCAACACATTAAGGAAAATAACGTTTATAAATGGGTAGATAGTTTTTTATGCAGGCTTTAGACAAGATACTTTACAAAATAAAAGAAAATAATAAAGTACTATTAATATTTGATTATGACGGAACGCTGGTCCCTATAGTGGAAAAACCGGAGCTGGCAAGATTAGACAGCGAAACTAGACAGGTTCTCGAAGAATTATCAAATTGTAATCTTGTAAAAATAGCCCTTATAAGTGGCCGAGATATTAAAACCTTACAGGAATTATCAGGTATAGTTAATAAAAATATACTGATATATGGAATACACGGCGGAGAAATATTAAAAAATGGGAAAATACACATCAATGTCTCCGATTGCTATAAAAAAATTATAGAAAATCTTAAAAACTCTATATCAGACTTAAACGAGTTAGATGGAATTTACATTGAAGATAAACAGTACTCTATCTCTGTTCATTATAGACTTGCGAATGAACAAAATACTCAAATAGCCATAAATAGATTTAAAGAAGCAATTAAATCTCAAGAGATAAAGTTAGAATCAGAACAAAAAATAAATATCAAAAGCCAAAATCAATGCTACTTTAGATTTCAGGAAGGAAAAAAAGTCCTTGAACTTCTTCCAAACAGCTTTAATAAAGGTAGTGCAGTAGAATCTTTAATATCAGATTATCCTGACTATTTTCCCACTTATTTTGGCGATGATAAAACTGATGTTTATGCTTTTGAAAAAGTTAAAAGCTATAATGGATTAGCATTTTTTATAGGAAATGAACTTGTACAGCCTGCTGATCAAGCAATATCCATAATCGAAATTAGAGATTTCCTTAAAAAAGCCAAGAATTTACAATCGATAAATCACTGAGATAATATAAGGAGCAAACAAAAAATCCTTATACAAAATCTCAAAAGGGGATGTTTTCGTAGGAGCCTTGAAAACTCGAAGAGTTTGAATAGCGACGGAGAAAATTTCCCCTTTGAATAAAATGCGTAAGAATTTTTTGTTTGCTCCTTAATTTCTGATTAAAAACGCCATATTTAATATAAACCTGACTATATTTTGATTTTAGCCAAAAACTTGTTTTTATGAAATGTTAACAAGTTTTACATTTTTTTAAAAATAGGCAATTTAAGACATAAATTGTTTTTTATATAATTGGAAGTATTTTATGTTTTAGCCTTGGGAAGGTAAATAAGTATGGGAAGTATGGAATCAGGATCATTTTTTAATAGGGTTCCAAAATTAATATCGCAAGTTTATGCACCTGGCTTTAATAATGTCCAAAAAAGGTATAGCCAGGGTGAAAATTTGACTGGTATGGTAGTTCTTGCTCAGCAAGTTAATAAATTACCTCTTATTAAAGAGCATTTTAATACTACTAAGAAGGTTTTTCATAACTTATCCAATAGTCTTCCTTCATTAGGAGAAAAAATAAATAATCTTGATGAACTTGCAACTAATCCGAGCTTTAAAGCGGTATATAACCCTCTTTATCAGACAAATAAACATGGAGCTAAAATAACAGAATTTGGATTTTTCAGGTATACTTTTACCGAAGAAAAAATGAAAAATTCAGCTTTCGGTAGAATGCTTTTAGGAATGGACAAGAATCTTACCGATTTTAAATTTATACGGGATGGTTTCTCAAAAATATTTAAAGGCTGCCAAATCAAGTCAGTAGTTAAAAATGGCGCAGCTGAAAAATACGTTGCCGGAATTAATGGCGCAAAAGTAAGTAGTGGCGCAGCAGTAACAGCAAAAGCTCTTGGTAGAATACCAGTTTTAAATATAGCACTATCTGCATTATTTGAATTGCCCGCAGTAGTTAGAAGTTTCAAAAATGGCGATGGATTGAAGCAAGTAGGTAGATCTGCCATAAACATAACTGGCTATACAGCTGGATCGGCCTTACTTGGTGCAGCAATGACGGCACTATTGCCACCATTAGGCGGTATAATCGGTGCATCGATAGGTGTATTCATTGGAGGAAAAATAGCCAATAAAGTTGGAAATTTCATATTTGGCAAACCACCTGAAAAACCTAGAGATAATTTTTTCAGTCATAATTTACCTTATTATTACCCACTTACTAAATAAATTATCAATAAATTTCTCATCTCCTCACCTAAGGCTTTTTAAAGCCTTTTTTTGTTTTTCAAAACAAAAAAGAGATCTTCCTGATCTCTTTTCTAATAAGGGGTAAACCTGTGATGTTATGCTGATGCTTTTCCAACTTTGTCCTGATCTGGTGGGCCCACTTGCTCAAGTAATATTTTTATAACATTTTGCATTTGACATACAAAAGAATAATCACCTTTAGCAATTGAGCATTCACTACAATTCTGACCACCCGTATAACATCTAATTGCTTGATCAGTCCAATTTCTTGTAATAGAATTCGAAATCTCCCCATCATTCTTAGGGAGGATATAACGAATCCTCTGTTCTTGAATTTTTTCAGATTTATTATGTTTAAATTGAAAAGACATATCTCAACCACCCATTAATCTTCTTATTTACTCTAGAATATATCTTGTCTCTTCAATAATAAAATTTAAGGTTTGTTATTGGATCATCTATTTGATGGAAATATCTATTTACCAAACAAAAATACACGTTTAAAATATGTCATGCTTTTAGATATATAATTATCTCAAGGTATTTAAATTTATTGCTATTTAATTAAATTTAATTTATCTTGAATATAAGGAATAAATTTATTGGAGAGATAAAATATGAGTGCATTAGATACAATATTAGTTCCTATTATTCATTATATTGAGACCACAATAAGCAACCTTGGCCCATTTGGAGTTGTAATATTAATGGCAATAGAATCAGCTAATATACCACTTCCAAGTGAGGCTATACTTCCATTTGCTGGTTATTTAGTAAGCAAAGGAATTATGAATTTTCATGTGGCCTGTTTTGCAGGAGCTTTTGGATGTGTAGTTGGATCAGTTCCATCATATTATCTTGGTTACTTCGGAGGCAGACCATTTGTAGAAAAATACGGAAAGTGGTTTTTAATAAGCAAAAGAGATCTGGAAATTGCTGATAGATGGACAGAAAAATATGGTGATATTTCATTTTTCATATGTAGAATGCTCCCTGTAGTCAGAACTTTCATATCACTTCCTGCCGGCATATTAAGAGCGCATTTCCCAAGATTCATAGCATATACATTTATTGGTTCATTGATCTGGAGCTATTTCCTGGTTTATGTTGGAGTAAAATTGGGTGAGCATAGAGAACAACTCAAAGATTTATGGCATAAATTCGACTATGCGATTGTTGGAATCCTACTCGTTTTATTTGCAATTTATGTATACAGACACATTAAGCATTTAAAAGAGTCATAATATATTCAATTATTACTATAGATATGACCAAAGAAACAAAATCAATATAAATTGTTGACAAACATAATAAAGTTCTGCTATGTTGTATTTGCTAAGGCAACTAAGGCAATAAATAAGGTATATGCCCCCATCGTCTAGTGGCCTAGGACACCGCCCTTTCACGGCGGCGACGGGGATTCGAATTCCCCTGGGGGTACCATTTTTTATTAGAGGATATAGCATTTATGGCTGTATCTTTTTTAGCATCTATATTTGAGCTTATTTGCTGCCTTTTTGATTTAATTATTTCATAGAAGAGCGGATTCGGCACCACATCTAGTTTTTGATCTTTATAAGAAAAGTTCGAACACACTAATTTAATTAATTTTCGTTTTTCTTCGGATGTTTGCCTTAAATACAGTCTATAAGCATTTTTAGCGAGTTCTAACATTAAATTGATATTTAAAAAATATTCAGCATCAGCTTTGTTATAAGCATTTAATTTTATTAAAAGCTCATCTTTTTCTTTTTTCCATTGTGAATGTTTTTCCTGCCAGAACTCTTCAGAGATTTTTCCATCAATTTTATCTATATAAATCGAATCAATTCGCTTTTGTAAAAGCTCTGTTCGTTTTTGTATTTCTTCTATTGAGATATTATGATGCTCAATTTTCTTTTTATGAATATCTTTCAGGCATGCAATGATGTCATTTATCTCTTCATCAGTTAAATAAATACTTTTAAATAATTCAGCAAAAGTATCTTCAATTTCTTCCTGTCTGATATAAGGTTGCTGACAGTTGCCTTTATTTCCTGTGCAGTGATAGTAAATATATTTTTCCTTTTTAATTTCTGCTGTTAGATAGCATCCACATACACCGCACTTAATTAAGTTCGTATATGGAAATTCACGTTTTTTACTTTTCGGCTTTGTAGGATCATCTAATGCCATCTGAACCCTATAAAATAATTCTTTGCTTATGATTGGTTCATGTTTTGCATTTTCATAAGTCTTACCCTGCCAAGTAAAAACTCCAGTATAAAACTCATTATTCAAGATTTTCCATACAGTGCTTTTATAAAATGGAGTTTTACCGTTGCCATATACGAAACCTTCTTCCAGAAGTTGATCTCTGACAGTATCTAAGGAATAATTACCAGTGGCAAACAGTTCAAACAATCTCTTAATAAACGGAGCTTTTGTTTCATCTACTTTTATAAATTTCTTTCCGTTTTCTCCAATTGCATTAATATAACCAATAGGAGCTTTTGAAGGATAATATCCCTGTTCTGCTTTTTCTGACATACCTTTTTGAGTTTCTTCTTTGAGATTATCAATATAATTTTTTGCAATTAAAACTTTGAATCCATGCATTAATTTTTCATGTGATTTGGCATCTTTACTTAATACAGAGCCTTCTTTAACTAAGTGGATCTCTAAGTCTAAGTCTTCAAGAATAACATAGTCTTTGAAGTTTCTGTAAAGTCTATCAGTCTTTTCTACAAGGATAATTTTGATATCTTTATTCTTTTTCAGGAATGTAAGCATTTCATTGAAATTTGTTCTTCCTGCTTTCTTAGCTGTTTCAACATCAATAAATTCTTTTTCTCTTTACTGAATTTTAGCATGGGTTGAAAACATCCATTAAAATTGAATTATCAAGAGAGACTGTTTGAA
The nucleotide sequence above comes from Candidatus Melainabacteria bacterium RIFOXYA2_FULL_32_9. Encoded proteins:
- a CDS encoding alkaline phosphatase, giving the protein MSALDTILVPIIHYIETTISNLGPFGVVILMAIESANIPLPSEAILPFAGYLVSKGIMNFHVACFAGAFGCVVGSVPSYYLGYFGGRPFVEKYGKWFLISKRDLEIADRWTEKYGDISFFICRMLPVVRTFISLPAGILRAHFPRFIAYTFIGSLIWSYFLVYVGVKLGEHREQLKDLWHKFDYAIVGILLVLFAIYVYRHIKHLKES
- a CDS encoding trehalose-phosphatase, producing MQALDKILYKIKENNKVLLIFDYDGTLVPIVEKPELARLDSETRQVLEELSNCNLVKIALISGRDIKTLQELSGIVNKNILIYGIHGGEILKNGKIHINVSDCYKKIIENLKNSISDLNELDGIYIEDKQYSISVHYRLANEQNTQIAINRFKEAIKSQEIKLESEQKINIKSQNQCYFRFQEGKKVLELLPNSFNKGSAVESLISDYPDYFPTYFGDDKTDVYAFEKVKSYNGLAFFIGNELVQPADQAISIIEIRDFLKKAKNLQSINH